The window GGCGGCGGCGTGCCGATCGCGACCGGCTCGGCCATGTCGGCCCGCTACTTCGGCAACGGCAAGATCACCTGCTGTTTCGCCGGCGACGGTGCCTACAACAACGGCGTGGTCATGGAGTCGCTCAACTGGGCCGCCATGGGCCAGTTTACCCTGCCCGAATACGCCGGCGAACGGAGCTACGGCCTGCCGATCTTTTACGCGCTGATCAACAACCACTACGGCATGACCGGCCGCGCCGACGGCGAGGTTGTGGGCATCCGCAACATGGCCCGCCGCGCCGCGGGCTTCGCCGAGAACAACCTGCACGCCGAGATCATCAACGGCATGGATGTGCTGGCGTGCTTCGACGCCGCCCGCCGCGCCGCCGCCCTCTGCCGCGCCGGCAAGGGCCCGGTGCTGATGGAGTTCGACACCTACCGCTACTACGGCCACTCCCTTTCCGACCCCCGTAATGAGTACCGCACCAAGGAGGAGGAGTCGCAGTGGAAGGAGACCGACCCCCTGATCCTCTTCGAGCGGCAGATCCTCGACGCCGGTGTCCTCACGCCGGCCGCCCTCGACGCCCTCAAGGGCACGGTCGCCGACCGCAACGCCCGCGCCGCAGCCCGCGCCGCCCAGTCGGCTGAGCCCGATCCGCGCGACGTGATCCGCTACATGTACACCGACACCTGCGTCGAGACCGTCCCCGCTGAGTTCACACGGGTTGAGGTGCATGGCGCCGCGCCCGAGGTCAAGCGCACCCCCGCCGGTGAACTCACCTACAAGGACGCGATCAAGGAGGCGCTGGTCGAGGAGATGCTCCGCGACAGCCGCGTCGTCCTCTACGGCGAGGACATCGCCGAATACGGCGGCGCCTTCAAGGTGACCAAGGGGCTGATCGACGCCTTCGGCCGTAACCGCGTCTTCAACTCGCCCATCTCCGAGGCGGCGATCTGCGGCACGGCCGTCGGCGCGGCCATGACCGGCCTGCGCCCGGTGGTCGAGCTGATGTACATGGATTTTGCGCTGATGGCCTCGGATCAGATCTCCAACCAGGCTGCCAAGTGGCACTACATGTCGGGCGCGAATGTCGAGGTCCCCCTCGTCTACCGCGCCTCGGTCGGCGGCGGCAAGGGCTACGGCGGACAGCATTCGCAGACGCTCGAATCCATGTTTGCCCACATCCCCGGCCTCTACGTGGTCTATCCCGCGACCCCGGCCGATGCCAAGGGGATGCTCAAGACGGCGATCCGCGACAACAACCCGATTCTGTTCGTCGAGTCCCAGCTCCTCTACAACATGAAGGGTGTCGTCCCCGAGGGCGAGCGGCTGATCCCGCTCGGCGTGGCCGACATCAAGCGCGCCGGCAAGGACGCCACGATCGTCACCTGGGGCCCCGCGCTGCACGACTGCCTCAAGGCCGCCGAGACACTCGCTGCCGAAGGGGTGCAGGCCGAGGTGGTGGACCTGCGCTCGCTCGTCCCGCTCGACATGGAGACGGTGCTCGCCTCGGTCCGCAAGACCGGCCGCTGCGTCGTGGTCTCCCAGGCGGTCAACATCGGCTCGTACACCGGTGAGATCGCCTCGCGGATCATGGCTGAAGCCTTCGACAGCCTCGACGCCCCCGTGCTGCGCGTCGGCGCCAAGGACGGCATCGCGCCGCAGTCGCA is drawn from Lentisphaerota bacterium and contains these coding sequences:
- a CDS encoding pyruvate dehydrogenase encodes the protein MSKPANNYLSTLKPLFKPGKTELGKIAAYQYKKTLTDELAAGTLTKQQAVDLLEDMLTVREFEEMIVKLRTGAYPSCVGYDYRGPTHVSIGQEATAVGCTSGIASDDYITSTHRGHGDSVAKGMTAIRGMTAEQLKGRVPGCASTRKSDLVAAAHEDHVYRAIAELFGKEEGYCKGRGGGMHIADFKAGHLGANAIVGGGVPIATGSAMSARYFGNGKITCCFAGDGAYNNGVVMESLNWAAMGQFTLPEYAGERSYGLPIFYALINNHYGMTGRADGEVVGIRNMARRAAGFAENNLHAEIINGMDVLACFDAARRAAALCRAGKGPVLMEFDTYRYYGHSLSDPRNEYRTKEEESQWKETDPLILFERQILDAGVLTPAALDALKGTVADRNARAAARAAQSAEPDPRDVIRYMYTDTCVETVPAEFTRVEVHGAAPEVKRTPAGELTYKDAIKEALVEEMLRDSRVVLYGEDIAEYGGAFKVTKGLIDAFGRNRVFNSPISEAAICGTAVGAAMTGLRPVVELMYMDFALMASDQISNQAAKWHYMSGANVEVPLVYRASVGGGKGYGGQHSQTLESMFAHIPGLYVVYPATPADAKGMLKTAIRDNNPILFVESQLLYNMKGVVPEGERLIPLGVADIKRAGKDATIVTWGPALHDCLKAAETLAAEGVQAEVVDLRSLVPLDMETVLASVRKTGRCVVVSQAVNIGSYTGEIASRIMAEAFDSLDAPVLRVGAKDGIAPQSHVLEKAFLPNADDIVAAVKQTL